The region AAAATAGTGCTGGCTGATGGTACGGGTACTGGCACTGATGGTACGGGTACTGGTAGTACAGGTGGTACTGGCACTGGTGGTACGGGTACTGGGAGTACTGGAGGTACAGATACTGGTTCTGCTTCTCATACATATATACCTGGTGAAACCCGCTGTCAGACTAATAAAACAACAACAAGCCATGACGAAAATGGAGTCAATAAGTGGACTTCAGTAGTCAAAGTGTGCGCTAAGGGCAATGAACTCAGTTGTGAATTTGGTACAGTTTTGACATATACTGATGAAAATGGTTTTCTTCGCAGCGAAGGGAGTTTTTGGCCTAAATCCTGCGACTAACTGATGTTAATTAATTTTTGATGGTGTCAAAAGTTGATGTTTATATCAACGGTCTCATTGTTAGGTGTTTTGATGCAATATGGTGGCCATTTAAGCGATTGCCAAGCAGACTTTTGATACCATCTCATAAAAACGATTACAAAATGAGAAACATTGTATTTATATATTTTTTATTGGTCTCTTCCTGTGTAAACAATCATGCACAGATTACGTCCACTCAGAAAAACGAAGAGTTGATTACCATTGACCTTGACGCTATATCTGAAGGAGACTCTTTAAAACTTTCATCGGTATTCAAGCCGGTAGAAACCATCATCCTGGAAACCAACGAAAATTGCCTGATCGGAGAGATCAATGCCATTCAAGCCTTTGACGACTATCTTTTTATACTGGATATGCACCAGGCTAAAGGCTTGTTTGTTTTTAACCGGGAGGGAAAATTTATCCGCAGAATAGGCTCTATCGGGAAAGGTCCCGGAGAATATACCTTTCCACGCGATTTTACCATTGACCCTGATAAAAAAGAGATCTACCTGTTGGATTTCAATACCAATAGCATTCATCTATATACCTTGGAAGGAGTGTACCAGCGAACCATCACTTCCTTGTGCGATGCACGCATCAAGAGCATCCAATACCACAATGGAGCATTGTTTACGGAAGTAAAGAATAATAGTACCGCCAATGACTGCATGATGCAAAAAATAGATCCGGAATACGGGCAGTGCGAGGCGAGCTATCTCAGCGCTGCACAGTACAATCTGGGATGGAACGAATTTTCTACCTTCAATTCCATATCCGGGTTTTATGGAAAAACCGGGCAGTCGCCCAGATTCATGCAACTGTTTATGGATACCGTTATGGCTGTCCGTCAGGGAACGCTTATCCCCTATCTGGCTGTACATAGTAAAAAGTGGGCCGGCGCCGATGATCTGAAAAAGGTGGGCCGGGAAGACGATATTTCCGAATTATCAGGATTTGATGTTTCGTTTAGCATAGAGAATTATATGGAAAACGAGAAGATCATACTTTTTACTTATAGGAAGGGGAATAATAGAACCCGTACGGTTTTGTATGATAAAAAAAACCATGCGGCAGCAGTACCCAAGGTGAAGGTTAATGATCTGATGTATGTGAAAAGTGGGTTGGATATGAAATTTCATTTTTATGACAAGGCAGGCGTTTACTACCATATCAGTGGATTTGCGCTTGATTATTTTATTGGCGAAATTAAAAAAAACAAGGTAAAACCTGATCTGGACAAATACGCGCAACTGAAAGAGTTAACAGAGGAATCCAACCCTGTTGTATTTTATTATGAATACAGGGACTAAGGCAGGACTGGTGATCTGGGGAATACTGACGGTAGTATTACTCTATGCAGCCTTTACCAATAAAACGGTTAAAGTCGCTAAAGAAGATCCTGTTACTGATTTTTTAAAGGATCAGTTCGTTTTTACGGCAGATGTGGTCAGCAGTTATTATTCGGACAGGGATAGTTTGTCTTTTCCGGAAGAACAGCTCCCTGTCCTGATATATCGCTATACAGAGAAGGCGTGTGGCAGTTGTATTTTTGAAGAATTGAATGAGTTGTACCAGTTTAAAGAAAGCATGGACACTATGAAGCTTAATATTCTCATTCTCCCCACCTTTCCGGACAATAGAAATAACCGGATAAAACTAGCCAATGACCTGGCCAATTTTATATACATCAACATACCTGCCCATATTTTAGATGTTCCGAAGCAAAGAATGGGTGATGAGGAAAAAAGGTATTTTGCAGTAATTGATAAAAACAGGGACATGAAAATGGTTTTTTTCCCACAGATCACCAAATTACACATCACCCGCCAGTATTTAAAAGAAGTAGGAAATCAGTTCACTTCATTACAGCAGTAATATGCCGAATCGTAAGTCCTGGGTAATCTGTTCGTTACTTGCCATTGCATGTTTTTTAATTTATTATCCGATATTCAGCCATACTTTTCTAAGGGGATGGGATGATGGCTGGATGGTGCTCAACCGGTATACCGAACATGGGTTTACAGTTGAGAATATTAAAGCCATTTTTACACAATCACATGGCGGCCAATACGCTCCTTTTAATCAATTGCTTTATACCACCATACGCATGCTTTTTGGGTATAATCCATCGGTTTACCATCTTTCAAATTTGTTGTGGCACATCGCTAACGCTTGTATTGTATTTCTATTGATAAAAAATACACTGGTATACAGTCGCCGGGCGGAAACGACTACGGCGCATTATGTCGCACTTTTTGCCTCCCTGCTTTTTGCCGTACATCCTCTGCAAGTAGAATCCGTAGCATGGATCAGTGCCTCAAAAACATTACTCTATTCCTTTTTTACTCTTCTGGCGCTTCTTGCTTATATCCGGTATGTACATACCCTTAAGGCTATTTGGTATGTTGTTTCTTTCATACTGTTCTTATTTTCATGTGGATGCAAAGAACAGGCAGTAGTTTTTCCGGTATGTTTGTTCCTGTTCGACTGGATCATGCATCGTGATCTGAAAAAGGTCGAATATTGGTTGGAAAAAATACCTTTCTTTTTACTTGCGCTGATCATTGGTTTATATACTTTATCATTACAGAACCCCGAATATGTTGAAAAATGGGCTGGATATTCATTCTGGCAACGTATCATTTTTGCCAGTTATGCCATAGTGGAATATCTTACCAAACTTGTGGTTCCCGTTAAGTTAATGTATCTCTATCCCTTTCCGGTAGCTCCGGGTGGCGATATACCCATACGCTTCTTTATCTACCCGGTAATTATTCTTCTACTGGGGGTATGTTTGTATGTTTACCGTAAACAATGGCCTCTGATAGCCGGTGTGTTGTTTTTTGGGATCAATATATTCCTTACGGTACACATCGTACCTATGTCACGCTATGCTATTGTTGCGGATCGCTATGTATACCTTTCTTCGGTAGGCATCTTTTTTATTATGGCCTGGTATGTCTGGCATTATGTTCGTACCCTAACGAAGAAATATAAAATCTGGTGTGGTATAGCAGTATTCTTCTATCTGGTTTATCTGGGAGGATATGCTCATGTGCGTACTAAAGTATGGTACAACGACGATACATTGAAACAGGAATTGCGTGATCTTTTGGAGCAGCGCAATCGTATGGAAAATATCCCTACTTCCGGCGAAACGTCAGGATCTGAATCATGAATACAGAAAAATTAATCACTATTGTTATTCCCTGTTATAACGAAGCGAATAACATCTGCCTGATGGTGAGTGAGCTGGAAAAGGTTTTTTCTGACCTGCCCTATCGTTGGGAAATGCTTTTTGTTGATGACGGCAGTACGGACAGTACATTGAAAACACTTACAGAAATTTTTCCCCGGACCTCAAATCTTCGGTATATTTCCTTCTCAAGGAATTTTGGTAAGGAAGCTGCATTAAAAGCGGGTTACGACCATGCCAGAGGAGATGCGGTCATCAGTCTGGATGCCGATCTGCAGCATCCTCCATCCATCATTCCAGAAATGATCAGGCTATGGGAAGAGGGTTATGAAGTAGTATGCACTCAGCGTGCTGAAGATCATTCGTTGCCCTGGATGAAACGGGCAACTTCAAAGCTTTTTTACCAATTGCTGAATAAGCTTTGCAGCATCAATCTTCGTTATGGAGTATCAGATTTTAGATTATTGAATCGCAATGTGGTCGACATTATTAAGATGCTACCCGAAAAAGACTTGTTTTTTAGTGGAATAGTAAAGTGGACAGGATTCAGGCAAGCCAGTGTTGATTACTATCCCAACAAACGACTACACGGAATTTCCAGATATAATTTATCAAAATTACTTATCCTGGCTATAGATAGTATTGTCTCATTCAGTATCCGGCCCCTGTATTACATGGTCTTTCTCGGTTTGATATTCTCCTGCTTGTCTTTATCATATATCCCATATCTAATATATTGCCTGCTGTTTAGCCACTCTCTTTCTACTTGGTTTTCCATACTCGCTGCGGTATTTTTGTTCGGAGGCCTTCACCTTTCCATTACCGGACTGGTAGGTATTTATGCGGGAAAATCATATGAACAAGCCAAACAGAGGCCACAATATATTATCGCTCATACTCGTTTTGAATGATGACACTTCGGGTTACTCCTATTTTAACATATCTATCTCTATTTCTGATCCTCTTGTTAGGTGTGATACTGATGCGTATATTTTTCATTGACACATGTCAGGTCACTACAGAAAGCATGGAGCGTACCATATATGCGGGTGATCATATCGTGGTGAACAAAATCAACCTAAATGTAATCAATCGTAATGATCTGATTGTGTTCAATCATCCCGACGGGG is a window of Bacteroidales bacterium DNA encoding:
- a CDS encoding 6-bladed beta-propeller encodes the protein MRNIVFIYFLLVSSCVNNHAQITSTQKNEELITIDLDAISEGDSLKLSSVFKPVETIILETNENCLIGEINAIQAFDDYLFILDMHQAKGLFVFNREGKFIRRIGSIGKGPGEYTFPRDFTIDPDKKEIYLLDFNTNSIHLYTLEGVYQRTITSLCDARIKSIQYHNGALFTEVKNNSTANDCMMQKIDPEYGQCEASYLSAAQYNLGWNEFSTFNSISGFYGKTGQSPRFMQLFMDTVMAVRQGTLIPYLAVHSKKWAGADDLKKVGREDDISELSGFDVSFSIENYMENEKIILFTYRKGNNRTRTVLYDKKNHAAAVPKVKVNDLMYVKSGLDMKFHFYDKAGVYYHISGFALDYFIGEIKKNKVKPDLDKYAQLKELTEESNPVVFYYEYRD
- a CDS encoding glycosyltransferase family 2 protein, which gives rise to MNTEKLITIVIPCYNEANNICLMVSELEKVFSDLPYRWEMLFVDDGSTDSTLKTLTEIFPRTSNLRYISFSRNFGKEAALKAGYDHARGDAVISLDADLQHPPSIIPEMIRLWEEGYEVVCTQRAEDHSLPWMKRATSKLFYQLLNKLCSINLRYGVSDFRLLNRNVVDIIKMLPEKDLFFSGIVKWTGFRQASVDYYPNKRLHGISRYNLSKLLILAIDSIVSFSIRPLYYMVFLGLIFSCLSLSYIPYLIYCLLFSHSLSTWFSILAAVFLFGGLHLSITGLVGIYAGKSYEQAKQRPQYIIAHTRFE